In the genome of Fluviispira vulneris, one region contains:
- a CDS encoding purine-nucleoside phosphorylase, whose translation MMEQNKYVKNVSASSDFLKKWHPNAPDICIVLGSGLSNAIPNISEMKSIHFSEIPGFKAAHVAGHAGDLRVGEIEVQLPDGTHKKRQIAFLRGRNHGYEGNNAGEVVHNVRSMISWGVKGIILTNAAGCLNTNWELGRMMIISDHINSTGMSPLNGEFGEGFGARFVDMTSCYTPAWQKQFEYTANALGHKIYNGVYFGVMGSQYETPAEIRMMQTMGAHSVGMSTVLEAIAARQLGVKIAGISCLTNYGAGLKHQTLDHSDVMDMGSLFSQDMANIVLKTAVALEV comes from the coding sequence ATGATGGAACAAAATAAATACGTAAAAAATGTTTCGGCAAGCAGTGATTTTCTTAAAAAATGGCATCCTAATGCACCTGACATTTGTATCGTTTTAGGATCTGGTCTTTCAAACGCTATACCCAATATTTCTGAAATGAAATCTATCCATTTCTCTGAAATTCCTGGCTTTAAAGCAGCACATGTTGCTGGCCATGCAGGAGATCTTCGCGTTGGTGAGATAGAAGTTCAACTGCCTGATGGGACTCATAAAAAACGGCAAATTGCGTTTTTGAGAGGACGCAATCACGGTTATGAAGGCAATAATGCTGGAGAAGTCGTTCATAATGTCAGAAGCATGATATCTTGGGGGGTTAAAGGAATTATATTGACAAACGCAGCTGGCTGTTTGAATACCAACTGGGAATTGGGAAGGATGATGATTATTTCAGATCACATCAACTCAACTGGAATGAGCCCACTCAATGGCGAATTTGGCGAAGGTTTTGGTGCTCGTTTTGTTGATATGACCTCCTGTTACACTCCGGCATGGCAAAAGCAATTTGAATACACTGCAAATGCTTTAGGTCATAAAATATACAATGGAGTTTATTTTGGCGTCATGGGATCTCAATATGAAACACCAGCAGAAATTCGTATGATGCAAACGATGGGTGCACACTCCGTTGGTATGAGCACTGTTCTTGAAGCCATTGCAGCTCGTCAACTCGGCGTAAAAATTGCAGGTATCAGTTGTCTCACAAACTACGGAGCTGGCCTAAAGCACCAAACTCTCGATCACTCCGATGTCATGGATATGGGCTCGCTATTTTCCCAAGATATGGCCAATATCGTCCTCAAAACCGCAGTTGCGCTTGAGGTTTAG
- the hpt gene encoding hypoxanthine phosphoribosyltransferase, with amino-acid sequence MQIQVNNTLMNVKVLFSESDIRERIKQLSEQINHDYGTENTLVILIVLHGALIFASDLVRNLAMPTEIETVRIKSYEGTTSTGNINLVTPLPKDLEGKHILVIEDIVDTGRSINFLLNELQKSNTKSIKVCSLLDKPEAHEYPLKADYIGFQIAKNFVIGYGLDLDGKYRNLPYVADLIKA; translated from the coding sequence ATGCAAATTCAAGTAAACAACACTCTTATGAATGTTAAAGTCTTATTTAGCGAGTCTGATATACGTGAAAGAATTAAACAATTATCAGAACAAATCAACCATGACTATGGCACAGAAAATACATTAGTTATATTGATTGTCCTACACGGAGCTCTTATTTTTGCGTCCGATCTCGTTAGAAATTTAGCAATGCCAACTGAAATAGAAACTGTGCGCATAAAAAGCTATGAAGGCACGACAAGCACGGGAAATATTAATCTCGTTACCCCACTTCCTAAGGATCTCGAAGGCAAGCATATTCTTGTGATTGAAGATATAGTTGACACAGGAAGATCAATAAACTTTTTGTTAAATGAACTCCAAAAAAGCAACACAAAATCTATCAAAGTCTGTTCATTATTAGACAAGCCAGAAGCACATGAATACCCTTTAAAAGCTGATTACATTGGCTTTCAAATTGCCAAAAACTTCGTGATTGGCTATGGCCTCGACCTCGATGGCAAATACAGAAATCTTCCTTACGTAGCAGACTTAATAAAAGCTTAA
- a CDS encoding Nmad3 family putative nucleotide modification protein: MNCALILKVGANLKDNQGLSPIFNDGTYEYIPSPLEKEFNKNKKHNHKHYSKLNCQNALLHGMHLSSFVDEGTAHFDPEFYSFTYGETRKTHIPRLKELNDDDLLLFCASLQLYETTEESFLLNGSPHLYIIGYFVIENAMQDILELKGPIEEEKLGNFKTSCNEHIIYKDQHIVTPEKKSLLLIQGDIHRSVFFKKPLRIAEDCSPLPKFVKDWKMPKTKLNDSIRVCLNYSQILNDLEKHGKNNHWTEWSIP, translated from the coding sequence ATGAATTGTGCTTTGATTTTAAAAGTTGGCGCAAATTTAAAAGACAATCAAGGTTTGTCTCCCATTTTTAACGATGGCACTTATGAATATATCCCATCACCGCTTGAAAAAGAATTTAATAAAAATAAAAAACACAATCATAAACATTACAGTAAATTAAATTGTCAAAACGCACTGCTACACGGAATGCATTTAAGTTCTTTTGTAGACGAAGGAACAGCTCATTTTGATCCAGAATTTTATTCTTTTACTTATGGTGAGACTCGAAAAACTCATATCCCTCGTTTGAAAGAATTAAACGACGACGATCTTTTACTATTTTGCGCTTCTCTTCAGTTGTATGAAACGACTGAAGAGAGTTTTTTATTAAATGGCTCTCCCCATTTATATATTATCGGTTACTTTGTAATAGAAAATGCTATGCAAGATATTTTAGAATTAAAAGGACCTATCGAAGAAGAAAAACTGGGAAACTTTAAGACTTCTTGCAACGAACATATTATTTATAAAGATCAACACATTGTTACACCAGAGAAAAAATCACTTCTTTTGATTCAAGGAGACATTCACCGTTCCGTCTTTTTTAAAAAACCTCTCCGCATTGCAGAGGACTGCTCACCTCTGCCCAAATTCGTAAAAGACTGGAAAATGCCAAAAACAAAATTAAATGACTCCATCCGTGTTTGTCTTAATTACAGCCAAATTTTAAATGATTTAGAAAAACACGGAAAAAATAATCATTGGACAGAATGGAGTATTCCTTGA
- a CDS encoding DUF2079 domain-containing protein — MGFFLFFQILSLYFIPKDLNTIRNNSKRYIPLYLIICVIYVILSLKIFMPLMGAAKDLRATDFWSQWGNTWGEIIVSVLSQPLLVLETLAKSGAPAFNESFLYLGIFNPLQWLCIHIPGLLLFLANDTDKNHLFWYNSGMMLPGIYLATFFGLLNLIKLIINKFPNSNNIISGIFAIILFILIIRMDRATNSPNYSYKTYEKENNLKAFNSIKKIITHSCPKTSLIVSADHLSIVFLPNSTKRYLLKNYYKSEIVIISLLNPSQFSNDEGYQNFLKEFRIIREDKNFNLLYKDIHYMVFYKKEKKVCRI, encoded by the coding sequence ATGGGGTTCTTTTTATTTTTCCAAATCTTATCTCTCTATTTTATCCCTAAAGATTTAAACACAATAAGAAACAATTCCAAAAGATATATTCCATTGTATTTAATAATCTGTGTTATATATGTGATCCTATCTTTAAAAATATTTATGCCTCTCATGGGCGCTGCAAAAGATCTTAGAGCGACAGATTTCTGGTCACAGTGGGGAAACACCTGGGGAGAAATTATTGTTTCGGTATTAAGTCAGCCACTGCTTGTATTAGAAACCTTGGCAAAAAGCGGCGCACCTGCCTTCAACGAAAGCTTTCTGTATTTAGGAATTTTTAATCCACTTCAATGGCTCTGTATTCATATTCCTGGACTTCTCCTCTTTTTAGCAAATGATACTGATAAAAATCATTTATTTTGGTATAATTCAGGTATGATGCTCCCCGGAATTTATCTGGCAACCTTTTTTGGACTTCTCAATTTAATAAAATTAATTATTAATAAATTTCCAAATTCTAATAACATTATTTCTGGTATTTTTGCGATTATTCTTTTCATCTTAATAATAAGAATGGATCGAGCTACCAACTCACCTAACTATTCATATAAAACATATGAAAAAGAAAATAATTTAAAAGCCTTTAATTCCATAAAAAAAATAATCACCCATAGCTGCCCAAAAACATCTCTTATTGTTTCTGCAGACCATCTTAGCATAGTTTTTCTCCCAAACTCAACGAAAAGATACTTATTAAAAAATTATTATAAATCTGAAATAGTCATTATTTCACTTTTAAACCCATCGCAGTTTAGCAATGATGAGGGGTATCAAAATTTTCTAAAAGAATTCAGAATTATTCGAGAGGATAAAAATTTTAATCTCTTATATAAAGATATACATTACATGGTTTTTTATAAAAAAGAAAAAAAAGTTTGTCGGATTTGA
- a CDS encoding ArnT family glycosyltransferase, which produces MKKVLQKKYLLFSLPFLFLFAVIFPKLLGHGMFIDGVLYATIARNLSQNIGTFWEPYFTKTIFPFFYEHPPLGLYIQSILFSIFGDSRWVEKGYALALAIFQLLLISKIWKNISNKKDLSWAPAFIFVITPIVFWAMANNILENILIVFLMIGTLFIINGCRAQKNYAAIFYGFISAIFLLLGFLSKGVFALYLLVFPFFCFYFLDKANKSKAIICQISLLFSTLILSLPFIFYKKSFDFFKLYFENQVYKGLVGDREISDPHFEILRALLEQIVLPVSLCLIIVLFIRNLKLFNFNRTTILYLLMALSSSLPLVISSKNHAAYLMISLPFYALMIASLFLNYLSRFQDWCIQTKYGAFLLYSLVITMTFVIIILSARNYNRVLKNAEYHDDFTMQGKMPLENKLISFCPKWMRGKGATKMMASNLARDYNISLSLNPNHQFRIFLLNDPEACSIPKGCTLFFPKNPKEFAIFDCREISSIDSINGENEVLMDSALFWNDGSKQQQE; this is translated from the coding sequence ATGAAGAAAGTTTTGCAGAAGAAATACTTATTATTTAGCTTACCTTTTCTTTTCCTATTCGCAGTGATTTTTCCAAAATTACTTGGGCATGGAATGTTTATAGATGGGGTGCTTTATGCGACAATTGCCCGTAACCTTTCACAAAATATAGGGACTTTTTGGGAGCCTTATTTCACCAAAACTATTTTCCCTTTTTTTTATGAGCATCCCCCTTTGGGATTGTATATTCAATCTATTTTATTTAGTATATTTGGCGATTCCCGCTGGGTAGAAAAAGGCTACGCTTTAGCCTTAGCTATCTTTCAATTACTGCTTATCTCTAAAATTTGGAAAAATATTTCAAACAAAAAAGATCTCTCTTGGGCACCTGCTTTTATCTTTGTTATAACTCCTATCGTTTTTTGGGCAATGGCAAATAATATACTTGAAAATATTTTAATTGTTTTTTTAATGATAGGCACCTTATTTATTATAAATGGGTGTAGAGCGCAAAAAAATTACGCAGCTATATTTTATGGATTTATATCAGCAATTTTTCTATTACTTGGTTTTTTATCAAAAGGTGTTTTTGCTTTATATCTGCTTGTTTTCCCATTTTTTTGTTTTTATTTTTTAGATAAAGCTAATAAATCAAAAGCCATTATTTGCCAAATATCACTCTTATTTTCAACATTAATATTATCCCTACCTTTTATTTTTTATAAAAAATCATTTGATTTCTTCAAATTATATTTTGAAAATCAAGTTTATAAAGGTCTCGTTGGGGATAGAGAAATTTCAGATCCTCATTTTGAAATACTAAGAGCTCTTTTAGAACAAATTGTGTTGCCTGTATCTTTATGCCTTATTATAGTGTTGTTTATTAGAAACTTGAAATTATTTAATTTTAATCGAACTACAATTCTTTATTTATTAATGGCTCTTTCTAGTTCATTGCCATTGGTTATCAGTTCCAAAAATCATGCGGCGTATCTCATGATTTCATTACCATTTTATGCTTTGATGATTGCCTCGTTGTTTTTAAATTATTTATCTAGATTTCAAGATTGGTGTATTCAAACAAAATATGGTGCATTTTTATTATATAGTTTAGTGATTACAATGACTTTTGTAATCATTATATTAAGCGCAAGAAATTATAATCGAGTTCTTAAAAATGCTGAGTACCACGATGATTTTACTATGCAAGGAAAAATGCCTTTAGAAAATAAATTAATAAGTTTTTGTCCAAAGTGGATGAGAGGCAAAGGTGCAACAAAGATGATGGCATCAAATTTGGCAAGAGATTATAATATATCGTTATCGCTAAATCCAAATCACCAATTTAGAATATTTTTACTAAATGATCCTGAAGCTTGTTCAATTCCAAAAGGATGTACTTTATTTTTTCCAAAAAATCCAAAAGAGTTTGCTATTTTTGACTGCCGAGAAATAAGCAGCATTGACTCTATAAATGGCGAGAACGAGGTTTTAATGGATTCCGCATTATTTTGGAATGATGGTAGTAAGCAACAACAGGAATAG
- a CDS encoding FMN-binding negative transcriptional regulator, which translates to MFIPIELEHNKEWLEKKIIQHNPLATLILRNEELEVTSLPVSLSGNKLLGHLARRNNITKILTTGTHAHLVFNSHNSYISPTWYRNKDYNVPTWNYCTILAKVRINKITDKEEIKTLLEKQVAYFEKTNWSMSSLSEALMNEMLSEIIGFEFEILSLKSKFKISQNRTDEDRISIMQNLNEKKNENYLIHNIMQDFYELV; encoded by the coding sequence ATGTTTATTCCAATAGAACTAGAACACAATAAAGAATGGCTCGAAAAAAAAATAATCCAGCACAATCCGTTAGCGACACTTATTCTGCGCAATGAGGAGCTTGAAGTCACATCACTTCCTGTATCTTTATCTGGCAATAAACTTTTAGGGCACCTTGCCAGAAGGAATAACATAACCAAGATCCTTACAACTGGAACACATGCACATCTGGTCTTTAATAGCCACAATAGCTATATTTCACCCACTTGGTACAGAAACAAAGATTATAATGTGCCAACATGGAATTATTGTACAATTTTAGCTAAGGTCAGAATAAATAAAATAACTGATAAAGAAGAAATTAAAACTCTTTTAGAGAAACAAGTCGCCTACTTTGAAAAAACAAATTGGTCAATGAGCAGCCTGTCTGAAGCTTTAATGAACGAAATGTTATCAGAAATAATAGGATTTGAATTTGAAATCCTCTCCCTAAAATCAAAATTTAAAATAAGTCAAAACAGAACAGATGAAGATAGAATCTCTATCATGCAAAACCTAAATGAGAAAAAAAATGAAAACTACTTAATTCATAATATTATGCAAGATTTTTATGAATTGGTGTGA
- a CDS encoding M1 family metallopeptidase, producing MIIGSHLEKIFNSNEEKSENSYGLKHFPANKVTKLNYDSNRPLEQRHIHLNLDIDFKNNTLHGIAYIIFQTKIEQIEKFFLDANELNIFQAAYAPFNFEDYFSGKKNSELSLKKLEKIQYKECSYESTSDKLHITLPVKLKSNQYFILKVKYNTIEPNAGMYFIHKQTKSHAKYNCIWTQGQDTDASFWFPCQNDPRLKVTTDLEVTFPKDWNALSNGVKVTEKIEGNKKYQHWKMNKANSPYLVALVAGELELYSDIWRKKEVAILIPQEHKKQKEVILNETKEMLEFYSNYWDYEFPWEKYGQAFIADFIYGGMENTSITINTDEVLGPVHFSLGTDFRSILIMHEMAHQWFGDLLTCKSWSQGWLNEGFATQSEMLWDEFKNGKVSGIFYARDHLLSGYLQEAKSYLRPIVCSQYEYPAEIFDAHLYQKAALFLNYLRDIMGEKVFQKSINHYLNKNAFKAVETLDLMNAIQECSGINPAPYFDNFIFRGGHLILDVHISMSELNANFVEIKVEQKQEISKEFPLFSFETYIVIYYTDGSSEEIKVYVDEKIKKIILPLKQKISFCIFDPRSTLISETEQKIPEIHCRNILKNNDSRLAYLKYIATKCILAHFPSRENLKYILDWLKIEPSFRARESTYCLLADKGSQYAYDLLIQIEERHSLCRAAYLTALAKCYHEQPSKIFEQLVKLSQNEKESLHAQRAALLGINQLSKNYCLLRKEEYRKKILKLADEIIEEGSFHGLLENAAFSLIAELGNSKYIAKLIPITEEFVQHWRINTGALMALAQIVSRYPELRSEVRPALNRFAKIYFPTRVVMTMPQVWIASQDPWYENAFYQYVNRKNYGLFSFLIPLARRSLAQFAKNIEKEAIGEKLVEIVELKEKLANLEKEIKELKLILPLKEKQNS from the coding sequence ATGATAATCGGCTCACATTTAGAAAAAATATTTAATAGCAATGAAGAAAAATCTGAAAATTCTTACGGTTTAAAGCATTTTCCAGCAAATAAAGTGACAAAGCTAAATTATGACAGCAACAGACCCCTTGAACAGCGCCATATTCATTTAAATCTCGATATTGATTTTAAAAACAATACGCTACATGGTATAGCATATATTATCTTTCAAACAAAGATAGAGCAGATAGAAAAGTTTTTTCTCGATGCAAATGAGCTGAATATTTTTCAAGCTGCGTATGCTCCTTTTAACTTCGAAGATTATTTTTCCGGAAAAAAGAATTCTGAACTTTCGTTAAAAAAATTGGAAAAAATTCAGTACAAAGAATGTTCTTATGAAAGCACGAGTGATAAATTACATATAACCCTGCCCGTAAAGTTAAAAAGCAATCAATATTTTATCTTGAAAGTGAAATACAACACCATTGAACCCAATGCAGGCATGTATTTTATTCATAAACAGACAAAAAGTCATGCCAAATACAATTGCATCTGGACCCAAGGGCAAGACACAGATGCTTCTTTTTGGTTCCCGTGTCAAAACGATCCCCGTTTGAAAGTCACGACTGATCTAGAAGTGACTTTTCCTAAAGACTGGAATGCACTTTCAAATGGTGTAAAAGTCACGGAAAAAATAGAAGGCAATAAAAAATATCAACATTGGAAAATGAATAAAGCAAACTCACCTTATTTAGTGGCACTCGTTGCAGGTGAACTTGAACTTTATTCCGACATTTGGCGAAAAAAAGAAGTCGCAATTTTAATTCCGCAAGAACACAAAAAACAAAAAGAAGTGATCCTAAACGAAACAAAAGAAATGCTTGAATTCTATTCCAACTATTGGGATTATGAGTTCCCTTGGGAAAAATACGGGCAAGCATTTATCGCAGACTTTATTTACGGCGGTATGGAAAACACTTCTATTACTATTAATACAGATGAAGTCTTAGGTCCCGTTCATTTTAGTTTGGGCACTGATTTCCGCTCTATTTTAATAATGCATGAAATGGCTCATCAATGGTTTGGCGATTTACTCACCTGCAAATCTTGGTCTCAAGGTTGGCTTAACGAAGGCTTCGCCACTCAAAGTGAAATGCTTTGGGATGAATTTAAAAATGGCAAAGTCAGTGGTATTTTTTATGCTCGTGATCATTTATTATCAGGCTACTTACAAGAAGCAAAATCATACTTACGGCCTATCGTTTGCTCGCAGTACGAATACCCAGCAGAAATATTCGATGCTCACTTATACCAAAAAGCAGCACTCTTTTTAAATTATTTAAGAGATATTATGGGAGAAAAAGTATTTCAAAAATCCATAAATCATTATTTAAATAAAAATGCTTTTAAAGCTGTTGAAACTTTAGATTTAATGAATGCGATCCAAGAGTGTAGCGGTATAAATCCCGCCCCTTATTTCGATAATTTTATATTCCGAGGTGGACACCTTATTCTTGACGTGCATATTTCAATGTCAGAATTAAATGCCAATTTTGTTGAAATTAAAGTTGAACAGAAACAAGAAATTTCAAAAGAATTCCCACTCTTTTCTTTCGAAACTTATATCGTAATTTATTATACGGATGGTAGTAGCGAAGAGATTAAAGTTTACGTCGACGAGAAAATTAAGAAAATTATTCTTCCGCTTAAGCAAAAAATTTCTTTTTGCATATTTGATCCTCGCTCCACCCTTATATCTGAAACTGAGCAGAAAATACCAGAAATACATTGCAGAAATATCTTAAAAAATAACGACTCGAGATTAGCTTACCTAAAATACATTGCCACAAAATGTATTTTAGCGCATTTTCCAAGTCGAGAAAATTTAAAATATATTTTAGATTGGTTGAAAATAGAACCCAGTTTTCGTGCTCGTGAATCCACATATTGTTTATTGGCAGATAAAGGTTCACAATATGCCTATGATCTTCTAATACAAATAGAAGAAAGACACTCCCTGTGTCGCGCTGCTTATCTCACAGCTCTAGCAAAATGTTATCATGAACAGCCTAGTAAAATATTTGAGCAGCTTGTTAAGTTAAGCCAAAATGAAAAGGAAAGCCTACATGCACAGAGAGCTGCACTGCTTGGGATCAACCAACTTTCTAAGAATTATTGCTTACTGAGAAAAGAAGAATATAGAAAAAAAATACTGAAACTCGCCGATGAAATAATAGAAGAAGGTTCTTTCCATGGTCTCCTTGAAAATGCAGCTTTTAGTTTAATTGCAGAATTAGGTAACAGCAAATATATAGCGAAGCTCATTCCAATTACGGAAGAGTTTGTCCAGCATTGGCGAATAAACACAGGTGCTTTGATGGCTCTTGCACAAATTGTCTCACGCTATCCTGAATTGCGCTCTGAGGTTCGCCCCGCCTTAAATCGCTTTGCCAAAATATATTTTCCAACCCGGGTCGTCATGACCATGCCGCAGGTGTGGATCGCTAGCCAAGATCCCTGGTATGAAAATGCTTTTTATCAATATGTCAATCGGAAAAATTATGGTTTATTTTCTTTCCTTATTCCACTTGCAAGAAGATCTCTTGCCCAATTTGCCAAAAATATAGAAAAAGAAGCTATAGGTGAAAAATTGGTAGAAATTGTTGAACTGAAAGAAAAGCTTGCAAATTTAGAAAAAGAAATAAAGGAATTAAAACTTATTTTGCCTTTAAAAGAGAAGCAAAATTCGTAA
- a CDS encoding crossover junction endodeoxyribonuclease RuvC, giving the protein MRIIGIDPGTRIAGYGVVDLSEQKSLKAIAAGAWKLDVQKELPPRLATLAIEFRRVVEVYKPSHMCLELSFLADNPRTALFLGHARGVILSEAHQLGLVISEISATSAKKIISGNGRAEKAAIAKIMSSMLGFNFDKLPFDATDALAIACADAMRNRDQVFANSVVPLSEKSQAKVNILNEWQKRKKKSNTRITNFASLLKAK; this is encoded by the coding sequence ATGCGCATAATTGGAATTGATCCGGGCACACGCATTGCGGGTTATGGCGTTGTCGATCTCTCAGAACAAAAAAGTTTAAAAGCAATTGCTGCAGGTGCATGGAAATTGGATGTGCAAAAAGAACTTCCTCCACGCTTAGCAACTTTGGCTATTGAATTTAGACGTGTGGTCGAGGTTTATAAGCCAAGTCATATGTGTCTAGAGTTGTCATTTTTAGCTGACAATCCACGCACGGCTTTGTTTTTGGGACATGCGCGAGGCGTTATTTTATCTGAAGCGCATCAGCTTGGCTTAGTGATTTCAGAAATCAGTGCCACTTCTGCTAAGAAAATCATTTCTGGCAATGGACGAGCAGAAAAAGCTGCCATTGCAAAAATCATGTCCTCCATGTTGGGCTTTAACTTTGACAAACTTCCCTTCGATGCCACCGATGCCCTCGCTATTGCTTGTGCCGATGCGATGCGCAATCGCGATCAAGTCTTTGCCAATTCTGTTGTTCCATTAAGTGAAAAATCGCAAGCAAAAGTGAATATTCTAAATGAATGGCAAAAAAGAAAAAAGAAAAGTAACACACGGATTACGAATTTTGCTTCTCTTTTAAAGGCAAAATAA
- the rodA gene encoding rod shape-determining protein RodA: MILLSLLRDKFKGMPWGIIATSYAIILIGLYNLYSATNATVNSMRFYDQITFILLGTLAALFWGVFLELKSIERLSLLGYILVCIMLLSVDIFGRSAKGAERWLVIGPIRLQPSEFAKFIIILMVAQSFNMMKGFSEFSLLSLWRQILLVALPFLLILAQPDLGTASLVLLISGLQISTVKVRGKSILTLLIITISCIILAWNFVLYDYQKQRVLTFINPMLDPRGSGYHSIQSMIAVGSGGLWGQGFGQGTQARLNFLPERHTDFAFSVWAEEHGFVGCILLIFLFSALIIQIFQTADRARDSFSALVSVGVGGFFLFHFIINISMVLGVFPVVGVPLSFFSYGGTHMITALSCIGLVVAVERKRHLSTTSF; encoded by the coding sequence ATGATTTTGCTTTCTCTTTTGCGGGATAAATTCAAAGGAATGCCATGGGGGATCATAGCAACATCATATGCAATAATTCTAATTGGTTTGTATAATTTATACAGTGCAACCAATGCAACTGTAAATTCTATGCGCTTTTATGATCAAATCACTTTTATTTTACTTGGAACTCTTGCGGCTTTATTTTGGGGTGTCTTTTTAGAATTAAAAAGCATAGAGCGACTCAGTCTTTTAGGTTATATCCTTGTATGTATAATGTTGCTATCTGTTGATATTTTTGGCCGAAGTGCAAAGGGTGCTGAGCGTTGGCTTGTTATTGGTCCTATTCGTTTACAGCCGAGTGAATTTGCAAAATTTATTATTATTTTAATGGTTGCGCAAAGTTTTAATATGATGAAAGGTTTTTCAGAATTTTCTTTATTAAGTTTATGGCGACAAATTTTATTAGTTGCTTTGCCTTTTTTATTAATTCTAGCCCAACCCGATCTGGGTACAGCAAGTTTAGTTTTACTCATTTCTGGATTACAAATATCTACAGTTAAAGTGCGTGGAAAAAGTATTTTAACCTTATTAATTATAACAATTTCTTGCATTATTTTAGCATGGAATTTTGTTCTATATGACTATCAAAAACAAAGGGTGTTAACTTTTATTAATCCCATGCTAGATCCGAGGGGATCCGGATATCACTCTATTCAGAGTATGATCGCAGTGGGAAGTGGTGGCCTTTGGGGGCAGGGATTTGGGCAAGGGACACAAGCGCGCCTTAATTTTTTACCGGAGCGACACACGGATTTTGCTTTTTCTGTGTGGGCAGAAGAGCATGGGTTTGTTGGTTGTATTCTTCTGATATTTTTATTTTCCGCTCTTATTATTCAAATCTTTCAGACAGCAGATCGTGCTAGAGATTCTTTTTCAGCGCTTGTTTCTGTTGGGGTAGGCGGTTTTTTTCTCTTTCATTTTATTATAAATATCAGCATGGTATTAGGAGTTTTTCCAGTTGTGGGTGTGCCTCTTTCCTTTTTTAGTTATGGAGGGACACATATGATCACAGCATTGAGTTGCATTGGTCTTGTGGTTGCCGTAGAAAGAAAGAGGCATTTATCGACAACTTCATTCTAG